From Chelatococcus sp. YT9, a single genomic window includes:
- a CDS encoding microcin C ABC transporter permease YejB, whose product MLAYIARRILLMIPTILGIMLISFILVQFAPGGPVERILAQLQGTDAGALSRIGGGGGDFGSQGGSAGGGGASNYRGAQGLDPAFIAQLEKQFGFDKPAHERFLKMLRDYATFDFGKSYFRDVPVIDLIKEKLPVSITLGLWMTILSYAISIPLGISKAVKDGSRFDVWTSVVVIIGYAIPSFLFAILLIVLFAGGSFWQIFPLQGLVSENWSSLSWPERILDYFWHIALPITAMALGAFATSTLLTKNSFLDEIRKQYVLTARMKGLTERQVLYGHVFRNAMLIVIAGFPGAFISAFFAGSLLIETIFSLDGLGLLSFESIVNRDYPVVFANLFIFSLLGLVVNLISDLTYTWIDPRIDFETREV is encoded by the coding sequence ATGCTGGCTTATATCGCCCGCCGCATCCTTCTCATGATCCCGACGATTCTCGGAATCATGCTGATCTCATTCATTCTCGTGCAATTCGCTCCTGGCGGCCCGGTCGAGCGGATCCTCGCTCAGTTGCAGGGCACGGACGCGGGCGCGCTCTCCCGCATCGGCGGCGGCGGAGGAGATTTCGGCAGCCAGGGTGGGAGCGCTGGAGGCGGCGGCGCCTCCAACTATCGCGGCGCACAAGGATTGGACCCGGCTTTCATCGCCCAGCTTGAAAAGCAGTTCGGCTTCGACAAGCCTGCTCACGAACGTTTCCTGAAGATGCTGCGCGACTACGCGACCTTCGATTTCGGCAAGAGCTACTTCCGCGACGTCCCCGTCATTGATCTCATCAAGGAAAAACTGCCCGTCTCGATCACGCTCGGGCTCTGGATGACAATCCTGTCCTACGCGATCTCCATCCCGCTCGGGATATCCAAGGCCGTCAAGGATGGCTCACGCTTCGATGTCTGGACCTCCGTGGTCGTCATCATCGGCTATGCCATCCCGAGCTTTCTGTTCGCCATCCTGCTCATCGTGCTATTTGCCGGCGGCTCGTTCTGGCAGATCTTCCCTTTGCAGGGGCTCGTTTCCGAGAACTGGTCGAGCCTCAGCTGGCCGGAGCGGATTCTCGATTATTTCTGGCACATCGCGCTGCCAATCACGGCAATGGCGCTTGGCGCCTTCGCGACCTCCACCCTGCTCACAAAAAACTCCTTCCTCGATGAAATCCGCAAGCAGTACGTTTTGACAGCACGCATGAAGGGGCTGACCGAGCGACAGGTGCTGTATGGCCATGTCTTCCGGAATGCCATGCTGATCGTTATCGCCGGATTTCCCGGGGCCTTCATCTCCGCCTTCTTCGCAGGCTCGCTTCTGATCGAGACCATCTTCTCGCTCGATGGGCTCGGTCTCCTGTCCTTCGAGTCCATCGTCAACCGCGACTATCCTGTCGTGTTCGCCAACCTCTTCATCTTCTCCCTCCTCGGCCTCGTGGTGAACCTCATATCCGACCTCACCTACACGTGGATCGACCCGCGCATCGACTTCGAAACGCGGGAGGTGTGA
- a CDS encoding HAD-IA family hydrolase, translating into MLARERFPFLGGFDGIVVSGEVRLVKPDPAIFTLFLEQNGLTAGECLFVDDNAANVAAARELGFTVHQFTAPELLADALRASGFPL; encoded by the coding sequence GTGCTCGCCCGAGAGCGCTTTCCCTTTCTCGGAGGCTTTGATGGTATCGTCGTGTCCGGCGAGGTTCGCCTCGTCAAGCCGGACCCTGCGATCTTCACGCTCTTTCTCGAGCAAAACGGACTAACCGCCGGCGAGTGCTTGTTCGTCGACGACAATGCGGCCAATGTCGCGGCGGCGCGCGAGTTGGGCTTCACCGTGCACCAGTTCACCGCGCCCGAACTCCTGGCGGATGCTCTGCGGGCGTCTGGATTTCCCCTGTAG
- a CDS encoding pilus assembly protein N-terminal domain-containing protein, which yields MHKFYRQSACRILRFRLLSGEYTSMLSGLRMPPGSRVKGAMAGFLVALGMAIVPDSRVLHAEPTDTISVRTNQAKIIRLPENAQTVIVGNPSVADVSLQKNNVLVVTGKSFGTTNVIALDARGVVVGESLLRVEASPEGIVVVQHGRQRQSFICAPSCEPTLVIGDDSEAFRALKSQIEDRNALAQGR from the coding sequence ATGCATAAGTTTTATCGACAGTCGGCATGCCGGATTTTGCGGTTCCGTCTGCTTTCCGGCGAGTACACGAGCATGCTTTCCGGCCTGCGCATGCCGCCTGGTTCCCGGGTAAAGGGTGCGATGGCGGGTTTCCTTGTCGCTTTGGGCATGGCAATCGTGCCCGATAGTCGCGTTCTCCACGCGGAGCCAACAGATACGATCAGCGTCAGAACTAATCAGGCGAAGATCATTCGCCTGCCTGAGAACGCTCAGACCGTGATCGTCGGTAATCCGTCGGTGGCGGATGTGTCGTTACAGAAGAACAACGTACTCGTAGTGACGGGAAAGAGTTTCGGCACGACAAATGTGATCGCTCTCGATGCACGCGGTGTCGTGGTGGGGGAATCGCTCTTGCGGGTTGAGGCTTCGCCAGAAGGAATAGTGGTCGTCCAGCACGGGCGACAGCGGCAAAGCTTTATCTGCGCGCCGAGCTGCGAGCCGACGCTTGTCATCGGTGACGACAGCGAAGCTTTTCGTGCTTTGAAAAGTCAGATCGAGGATCGCAATGCGCTTGCGCAGGGCAGATAG
- a CDS encoding phosphomannomutase/phosphoglucomutase, whose translation MFPKPQTSLTPNTYDYESLPLVKPTGFREYDARWLFQKEINLMGVQALGIGLGTLLHELGTKPEIVTGHDFRGYSSSIKYALISGLMAAGIKVKDIGLAMSPMAYFAQFDLDVPAVAMVTASHNDNGWTGVKMGAQRPVTFGPDEMGRLKEIVLSGNVKTRDGGGYEFIENFPARYIADLTNRPKLKRRLKVIAACGNGTAGAFAPQILEAIGCEVIPLDTELDHSFPRYNPNPEDMKMLHAMAEKVREVGADVALGFDGDGDRCGVVDNEGEEIFADKIGVMLARDLSTLHPGSTFVVDVKSTGLFVTDPVLIKNGVKADYWKTGHSYIKRRVRDLNALAGFEKSGHFFFNAPVGRGYDDGLVTALAVCDMLDRNPGKTMAELYREVPKTWGTPTMAPHCADEVKYEVVDRVVKRFQAMHAAGESVAGQSIRDLITVNGVRVVSEDGTWGLVRASSNKPELVVVIESPVSEARTREMFKAIDDVLRENPEVGAYNQTF comes from the coding sequence ATGTTTCCAAAGCCCCAGACGTCCCTCACGCCCAACACCTATGACTACGAGTCGCTGCCGCTGGTGAAGCCCACGGGCTTCCGCGAATACGACGCGCGCTGGTTGTTCCAGAAGGAAATCAACCTCATGGGGGTGCAGGCGCTGGGCATCGGCCTCGGCACCTTGCTGCACGAACTCGGCACCAAGCCGGAGATCGTCACCGGGCACGACTTCCGCGGCTATTCCTCCTCTATCAAATACGCCCTCATCTCGGGCCTGATGGCAGCCGGCATCAAGGTCAAGGACATCGGCCTCGCCATGTCGCCGATGGCCTATTTCGCCCAGTTCGATCTCGACGTGCCGGCGGTCGCCATGGTCACCGCCTCGCACAACGACAACGGCTGGACCGGCGTGAAGATGGGTGCCCAGCGCCCTGTGACCTTCGGCCCCGACGAGATGGGGCGGCTGAAGGAAATCGTCCTTTCCGGCAACGTCAAGACCCGTGACGGCGGCGGCTACGAGTTCATCGAGAACTTCCCGGCGCGCTACATCGCCGACCTCACTAACCGGCCGAAGCTCAAGCGCCGCCTCAAGGTCATCGCCGCCTGCGGCAACGGCACGGCCGGCGCCTTCGCGCCGCAGATCCTCGAGGCGATCGGCTGCGAGGTCATCCCGCTCGACACCGAGCTCGACCACTCCTTCCCGCGCTACAACCCGAACCCCGAAGACATGAAGATGCTTCATGCCATGGCGGAGAAGGTGCGCGAGGTCGGCGCCGATGTCGCCCTCGGCTTCGACGGCGACGGCGACCGCTGCGGCGTGGTCGACAACGAGGGCGAGGAAATCTTCGCCGACAAGATCGGCGTGATGCTGGCGCGTGACCTCTCGACGCTGCATCCGGGCTCCACCTTCGTGGTCGACGTGAAGTCCACCGGCCTGTTCGTGACCGACCCCGTTCTCATCAAGAACGGCGTGAAGGCTGACTACTGGAAAACCGGCCACAGCTACATCAAGCGTCGCGTGCGCGATCTCAACGCGCTCGCCGGCTTCGAGAAATCCGGCCATTTCTTCTTCAACGCGCCGGTCGGACGCGGCTATGACGACGGCTTGGTCACCGCGCTTGCCGTCTGCGACATGCTCGACCGCAACCCCGGCAAGACCATGGCCGAGCTCTACCGCGAGGTGCCGAAGACGTGGGGCACGCCGACGATGGCGCCGCATTGCGCCGACGAGGTGAAATACGAGGTGGTCGACCGCGTCGTGAAGCGCTTCCAGGCCATGCATGCGGCTGGCGAGAGCGTCGCCGGCCAGTCGATCCGCGACCTCATCACGGTCAACGGCGTACGCGTCGTCTCCGAGGATGGCACCTGGGGCCTGGTGCGCGCCTCCTCCAACAAGCCGGAGCTCGTCGTCGTCATCGAGAGCCCGGTCTCGGAAGCGCGCACGCGCGAGATGTTCAAGGCGATCGACGACGTTCTGCGTGAGAATCCGGAGGTTGGCGCCTACAACCAGACATTCTGA
- a CDS encoding methyltransferase domain-containing protein: MDTEREVANHYSRAGLESAILDALRASGADVDHLTSADLRGADEFHLGWHAATAALASDLGLTKGERVLDVGSGIGGPARYFAETYGCVVSGIDLTEDYVAVSTALTQRCGLDDRVSFTQASALALPFPSSHFDATTLIHVGMNIPDKTALFSEIRRILKQGGRFGVYDIMRLDDVELPFPMPWAQTSATSYVERPDTYRNALESAGFVITEAHDRSLLALDLARAMRDKVEKEGAPPLGLHLLMGPAGGQRMENVLGALQRGHIAPIAMIARAL, encoded by the coding sequence ATGGACACCGAACGAGAGGTTGCAAACCACTACAGCCGAGCGGGCCTCGAAAGCGCAATTCTCGATGCGTTGCGCGCCTCGGGCGCGGATGTCGATCATCTGACATCGGCCGATCTTCGGGGCGCAGACGAATTTCACCTCGGCTGGCATGCAGCGACCGCCGCCCTGGCGAGCGACCTCGGGCTGACAAAAGGCGAGCGCGTGCTGGATGTCGGCTCGGGGATCGGCGGCCCGGCCCGCTATTTCGCGGAGACTTACGGCTGCGTCGTATCCGGCATCGATCTCACCGAGGACTATGTTGCTGTCTCGACGGCCTTGACGCAGCGATGCGGCCTCGATGACCGGGTTTCGTTCACCCAGGCGAGCGCCCTCGCGTTACCTTTCCCGTCCAGCCACTTCGATGCCACGACCCTCATCCATGTGGGCATGAATATTCCGGACAAGACCGCATTGTTTTCGGAGATCCGCCGCATCTTGAAGCAGGGCGGCCGATTTGGCGTTTACGACATCATGCGGCTCGACGACGTAGAGCTTCCATTCCCCATGCCCTGGGCACAAACGAGTGCGACGAGCTATGTCGAGCGACCCGATACGTATCGCAATGCCCTGGAAAGCGCCGGCTTTGTCATCACTGAAGCGCATGATCGGAGCTTGCTGGCGCTGGATCTCGCACGCGCAATGCGGGACAAGGTCGAGAAAGAGGGAGCGCCGCCGCTTGGCCTCCATCTCCTGATGGGTCCGGCCGGCGGACAAAGGATGGAAAATGTGCTCGGCGCCTTGCAAAGGGGGCATATTGCCCCGATCGCTATGATCGCCCGGGCGCTCTAG
- a CDS encoding extracellular solute-binding protein has translation MLGQAKVDGAADAGEVTRHGLSSFGDLLYPPDFKHFAYVNPNAPNGGTLSLQIKQSTGNQSFDTFNTLNVYVLKGDGAAGLPDTFDTLMAVSQDEPDALYGLLAHSVHVSADKRTYSFVLRREARFHDGTPVTAHDVAFSLTVLKEKGHPTFSAVLTDLEEVKAADDYTVVVRLSARRNRDLHLIIATLPVFSKTYWETRDFEAATLEAPLGSGPYRVGRFEPGRFIELQRVPDYWGKDLPVNVGQNNFDRIRYDYFRDREVAFEGFKAGTYNFNEEYTARIWAIGYDFPAFRQGRVKREQIESGAAIPTQGWHFNLRREMFADPRIREALGLAFDFEWTNANIMFSSYKRLTSYFQNSANMAHGLPTPEEIALLEPFRDKLPADVFGEPFTPPVSDGSGSDRNLLRRADQLLREAGCKREGGVLRLPNGKPFEIEFLDFSPTLQPHTQPFQANLKRLGINARSRIVDASQYSRRTNDFDFDIVSGALAGSLTPGDSMRVVYGSDAARTPGSRNLSGIANPAVDHLIEVISKAETRDDLKVACRALDRVLRAGRYWIPMWYRSERWLAYWDVFSRPATMPKHSTGAPGTWWYDEEKAKRIGLKG, from the coding sequence GTGCTCGGCCAGGCAAAGGTGGATGGAGCGGCGGACGCCGGTGAGGTGACCCGCCACGGGCTTTCGTCTTTCGGGGACCTGCTGTACCCGCCCGATTTCAAGCATTTTGCCTATGTGAACCCGAACGCGCCGAACGGCGGCACGCTCTCGCTGCAGATCAAGCAGAGCACCGGCAACCAGTCCTTCGACACCTTCAATACATTGAATGTCTATGTGCTGAAGGGAGACGGTGCTGCCGGCCTACCGGACACGTTCGACACCCTGATGGCCGTGAGCCAGGACGAGCCCGACGCGTTGTACGGCCTGCTCGCCCATTCCGTTCATGTTTCGGCGGATAAGCGGACCTATAGCTTTGTTCTGCGGCGTGAAGCGCGATTCCACGACGGCACGCCCGTCACGGCGCATGACGTGGCCTTCTCCCTCACGGTCCTCAAGGAAAAGGGGCACCCGACGTTTAGCGCCGTGCTTACCGACCTGGAGGAGGTGAAAGCCGCCGACGATTATACCGTGGTGGTCCGTCTCTCTGCCCGGCGCAATCGGGACCTGCATCTCATCATTGCGACCCTGCCTGTCTTCTCCAAAACTTACTGGGAGACCCGTGACTTCGAGGCCGCGACGCTGGAAGCTCCCCTCGGCTCTGGGCCTTATCGCGTGGGGCGCTTCGAGCCGGGGCGCTTTATCGAATTGCAGCGGGTCCCTGACTACTGGGGCAAGGATTTGCCCGTGAATGTCGGGCAGAACAATTTCGACCGCATTCGATATGACTATTTCCGCGATCGCGAAGTGGCCTTCGAGGGGTTCAAGGCCGGGACCTACAACTTCAACGAGGAATACACGGCGCGCATTTGGGCGATCGGCTATGATTTCCCCGCCTTCAGGCAAGGCCGGGTCAAACGCGAGCAGATCGAAAGCGGCGCGGCGATCCCGACTCAGGGGTGGCACTTCAACCTCAGGCGCGAGATGTTCGCCGATCCGCGGATTCGCGAGGCGCTGGGACTGGCATTCGATTTCGAATGGACGAATGCCAACATCATGTTCTCGTCCTACAAGCGACTGACCTCCTATTTCCAGAACTCGGCCAACATGGCCCACGGACTACCCACGCCGGAGGAAATCGCTCTGCTCGAGCCTTTCCGCGATAAGCTGCCGGCGGATGTCTTCGGCGAACCGTTCACGCCACCCGTATCGGACGGCTCCGGCTCAGATCGGAATCTCTTGCGCCGGGCCGACCAGCTTCTGCGCGAAGCAGGCTGCAAGCGTGAGGGCGGCGTTCTGCGTTTGCCCAATGGCAAGCCGTTCGAGATTGAATTTCTCGATTTCTCGCCCACCCTGCAGCCGCACACCCAACCCTTTCAGGCCAATCTCAAGAGGCTCGGCATCAACGCCCGCTCCCGGATCGTGGACGCCTCGCAGTACAGCCGGCGCACGAATGACTTCGATTTCGACATCGTCTCGGGCGCCCTGGCCGGCAGCCTGACACCCGGGGATTCGATGCGTGTCGTCTACGGTTCAGACGCGGCGCGCACGCCAGGCTCGCGGAACCTCAGCGGCATCGCAAACCCGGCGGTTGATCACCTCATCGAGGTCATCAGCAAGGCGGAAACCCGGGATGACCTCAAGGTCGCATGCAGGGCGCTGGACCGCGTGTTGCGCGCCGGTCGGTACTGGATACCCATGTGGTACCGCTCGGAGCGATGGCTCGCCTATTGGGACGTCTTTTCTCGTCCGGCGACTATGCCGAAACATTCTACAGGCGCGCCCGGCACATGGTGGTATGACGAGGAGAAGGCCAAGCGAATCGGATTGAAGGGATAA
- a CDS encoding Flp family type IVb pilin has translation MVMLFSRFLEDETGATAIEYGLIAALVAVAIIGALTQLETGLSALFNGIGGRLTTEAANTAN, from the coding sequence ATGGTAATGTTGTTTTCGCGTTTTCTGGAAGATGAAACAGGCGCAACGGCTATTGAATATGGCTTGATCGCCGCCCTGGTGGCTGTCGCCATTATTGGCGCATTGACCCAGCTTGAAACCGGATTGTCCGCATTGTTCAACGGCATTGGTGGTCGTCTCACGACAGAAGCCGCCAATACCGCGAACTGA
- a CDS encoding ABC transporter permease, giving the protein MTEAALPRDVPASPQRLAPPLPPRSGLINLTPLNRRRLANFKANRRGYWSFWIFAIVFVVTLFAEFIANDRPIIAFYKGELLFPVFVDYPEEKFGGFLAQTDYRAPIIADEIKANGWMIWPPIRFSYSTHNLDLPVPAPSPPTWMLTDAQCRPIAERTGGNSCWDIEWNWLGTDDQGRDVLARVIYGFRLSVLFGLALAIISSVVGIVAGAVQGYFGGWTDLILQRIIEIWNSIPSLYLLIIISAVITPGFFVLLGILLLFSWVALVGVVRAEFLRARNFEYVRAARALGLSNITIMFKHLLPNAMVATLTFLPFILNGSITTLTSLDFLGFGLPPGSPSLGELLNQGKANVQAPWLGLSGFFVIAFMLSLLIFIGEAVRDAFDPRKTYA; this is encoded by the coding sequence ATGACCGAGGCCGCCCTTCCCCGCGACGTGCCGGCATCGCCGCAGCGCCTTGCCCCGCCGCTGCCCCCACGCAGCGGCCTTATCAATCTCACGCCGCTCAACCGGAGACGGCTTGCCAATTTCAAAGCCAACCGTCGCGGCTATTGGTCGTTCTGGATCTTCGCGATCGTGTTCGTGGTCACGCTGTTCGCGGAGTTCATCGCGAACGACCGGCCCATCATCGCCTTCTACAAGGGCGAACTTCTGTTCCCGGTCTTCGTCGACTATCCGGAAGAGAAGTTCGGCGGGTTCCTGGCGCAGACTGATTATCGCGCGCCGATCATCGCAGACGAAATCAAGGCAAACGGCTGGATGATCTGGCCGCCCATCCGCTTCTCCTATTCCACGCACAATCTCGACCTGCCGGTGCCCGCCCCCTCACCGCCCACCTGGATGCTCACGGACGCCCAATGCCGTCCCATCGCGGAGCGAACCGGCGGCAACAGCTGCTGGGACATCGAGTGGAACTGGCTCGGGACGGACGACCAAGGTCGTGATGTGCTCGCCCGCGTCATCTACGGATTCCGCTTGTCCGTTCTGTTCGGGCTGGCGCTTGCCATAATCTCATCCGTCGTCGGAATTGTCGCCGGGGCTGTGCAGGGCTATTTCGGCGGCTGGACGGACCTCATCCTCCAACGCATCATCGAGATCTGGAACTCGATACCCTCGCTCTACCTGCTGATCATCATCTCCGCCGTCATCACGCCCGGCTTCTTCGTGCTGCTCGGCATATTGCTGCTGTTCTCGTGGGTGGCGCTCGTGGGCGTCGTGCGCGCGGAATTCCTGCGTGCGCGCAATTTCGAGTATGTGCGGGCGGCGCGCGCGCTGGGGCTTTCCAACATCACCATCATGTTCAAGCATCTCTTGCCGAATGCGATGGTGGCGACCCTGACTTTCCTGCCCTTCATCCTCAACGGCTCCATCACGACGCTGACCTCGCTCGATTTCCTCGGTTTCGGCCTGCCACCGGGATCGCCGTCGCTGGGTGAACTCCTGAACCAGGGCAAGGCCAATGTGCAGGCCCCATGGCTTGGCCTGTCCGGCTTCTTCGTCATCGCCTTCATGCTGTCGCTGCTGATCTTCATCGGCGAGGCGGTGCGCGACGCCTTCGACCCGCGCAAGACCTATGCGTGA
- a CDS encoding TadE/TadG family type IV pilus assembly protein gives MTGPMYCPQTRKLRNLRCFASSREGIAAIEFALVMPVMALIYVGFVVITNGVALNRKVSIMAHTLADLTARVQIVTDSERDLVFSAARAVLAPYATGGVTLVLSSVYIDSNGVAKVVWSDANRSGAALTRGSDYTFPAGAAGLAIRNSSLIVGDVTYPYIDGWADVLSSLGFPMSAFRDGVLTMRETRTLTPRLVPRISRITSNGTVYQ, from the coding sequence ATGACGGGTCCAATGTACTGCCCGCAAACACGCAAGCTGCGCAACCTCCGTTGTTTTGCGAGCTCACGAGAGGGAATCGCGGCGATCGAGTTCGCGCTGGTCATGCCGGTCATGGCCCTCATCTATGTCGGCTTCGTCGTCATCACCAACGGCGTTGCGCTCAATCGCAAGGTCTCTATCATGGCGCATACGCTGGCGGACCTGACCGCTCGAGTGCAGATCGTTACTGATAGCGAGCGGGATCTTGTTTTCAGTGCTGCGCGTGCTGTTCTCGCGCCTTACGCGACCGGCGGGGTTACCCTGGTGCTATCCAGCGTCTATATCGACAGCAATGGTGTCGCCAAGGTGGTCTGGAGCGATGCCAATCGCAGCGGGGCAGCACTGACGCGGGGCTCCGATTATACCTTCCCCGCCGGAGCAGCAGGCTTGGCGATAAGGAATTCGTCCTTGATCGTTGGGGATGTGACCTATCCCTATATCGACGGCTGGGCGGATGTCCTGAGCTCGCTCGGTTTTCCCATGTCGGCCTTTCGCGATGGCGTGCTGACGATGCGGGAGACGCGCACATTGACGCCGCGGCTGGTGCCGCGCATCTCGCGCATCACGAGCAACGGCACGGTGTATCAGTAG
- a CDS encoding ABC transporter ATP-binding protein, with product MTANTPPAKPALLSVEDLSVAFRQDGKETLAVDHVSFAIAPGETLALVGESGSGKSVSALSILKLLAYPAASHPSGRILFKGRDLMALDEDELRQVRGNDITMVFQEPMTSLNPLHTIQRQIGEILRLHKGLSGQAARRRILELLELVGIRDAESRLDAYPHQLSGGQRQRVMIAMALANEPDLFIADEPTTALDVTVQAQILKLLADLKSRLGMAMLFITHDLGIVRKIADRVCVMNGGQIVEAGSVDEIFDRPQHPYTKKLLAAEPKGEPHAADPAAPIVVEAGPVKVWFPIKQGFLRRTTGYVKAVDGISLTVREGETVGVVGESGSGKTTLGLALLRLIRSEGPIVFLGNRIDGLSSSAVKPLRRDMQVVFQDPYGSLSPRLSVAEIVEEGLLVQKRGLTYEDRREVVARALIDVGLDPATMDRYPHEFSGGQRQRIAIARAMALEPRFIVLDEPTSALDMSVQAQIVDLLRALQDAKKLAYLFISHDLKVVRALASSVIVMRNGVVVEQGDAQSLFANPREDYTKALFAAAFALDTASDGTVRE from the coding sequence ATGACAGCCAACACCCCACCCGCCAAGCCAGCGCTGCTCTCCGTCGAGGATCTGTCGGTCGCCTTCCGGCAAGACGGCAAGGAGACGCTGGCGGTGGACCATGTGTCCTTCGCGATCGCACCGGGCGAGACGCTCGCGCTCGTCGGCGAGTCGGGCTCCGGCAAGTCGGTATCGGCCCTCTCGATCCTCAAGCTCCTCGCCTATCCCGCTGCCAGTCACCCATCCGGCCGCATCCTCTTCAAGGGACGCGACCTCATGGCGCTGGACGAGGACGAGCTGAGGCAGGTGCGCGGCAACGACATCACCATGGTGTTTCAGGAGCCGATGACGTCGCTCAATCCGCTCCACACCATCCAGCGGCAGATTGGTGAGATTCTGCGGCTGCACAAGGGGCTAAGCGGCCAGGCGGCCCGCAGGCGCATCCTCGAACTGCTCGAACTCGTCGGCATCCGCGACGCGGAAAGCCGCCTCGACGCTTATCCACACCAGCTCTCGGGCGGCCAGCGCCAGCGCGTCATGATCGCCATGGCGCTCGCCAACGAGCCCGACCTCTTCATCGCCGACGAGCCGACGACCGCGCTCGACGTGACCGTGCAGGCGCAGATCCTCAAGCTTCTGGCCGACCTCAAAAGCCGGCTCGGCATGGCGATGCTGTTCATCACCCACGACCTCGGCATCGTCCGCAAGATCGCCGACCGGGTCTGCGTGATGAACGGCGGCCAAATCGTCGAGGCGGGGTCTGTCGACGAGATTTTCGACCGGCCGCAACATCCCTATACGAAGAAACTTCTCGCTGCGGAACCCAAGGGAGAGCCGCACGCGGCCGATCCCGCCGCGCCGATTGTCGTCGAAGCTGGCCCGGTGAAGGTCTGGTTCCCCATCAAGCAGGGGTTCCTGCGCCGAACGACAGGCTATGTGAAAGCGGTGGACGGCATTTCGCTGACCGTGCGCGAGGGGGAAACGGTTGGCGTGGTCGGTGAATCCGGCTCGGGCAAGACCACGCTCGGCCTCGCATTGCTACGTCTCATCCGGTCCGAAGGCCCCATCGTTTTTCTTGGCAACCGCATCGACGGACTGTCCTCCAGCGCCGTGAAACCGCTGCGCCGCGACATGCAGGTGGTGTTCCAGGACCCCTACGGCTCTTTGTCTCCACGCCTCTCTGTTGCGGAGATCGTTGAGGAAGGCCTCCTCGTGCAGAAGCGCGGCCTCACCTATGAGGATCGTCGTGAGGTCGTGGCCCGAGCCCTCATCGATGTCGGGCTTGATCCAGCGACGATGGACCGCTACCCGCATGAATTCTCGGGGGGGCAGCGCCAGCGCATCGCCATCGCGCGCGCGATGGCGCTCGAGCCACGCTTCATCGTGCTCGACGAACCGACCTCGGCGCTCGACATGTCGGTGCAAGCGCAGATCGTCGATCTTCTGCGCGCCCTCCAGGATGCCAAGAAACTCGCATATCTCTTTATCAGCCACGACCTCAAGGTCGTGCGGGCGCTCGCCTCCTCTGTCATTGTCATGCGAAACGGAGTGGTCGTCGAGCAGGGCGACGCACAAAGCCTCTTCGCCAATCCACGCGAGGACTACACCAAGGCCCTGTTCGCCGCCGCCTTCGCGCTCGACACGGCCAGCGACGGCACGGTGCGAGAGTAA
- a CDS encoding TadE/TadG family type IV pilus assembly protein, whose translation MRLRRADRRDDAVQAPRRGLLRAAQPFARETGGVTAIELAMVAPLFLALAFAIIQTALIFWAQQVLETNVDDGARLVLTGRSQTGGTSDSARLTSLRNSICDGSPIVMVGANECKANLHLDVRVLSSFNQADLNMPIRDGAIDVSGFGYQSSGANQIVLVRAALELPVFIAFGNPAIANLDNGNRLIMATAAFRTEPFE comes from the coding sequence ATGCGCTTGCGCAGGGCAGATAGGCGAGACGACGCAGTCCAGGCGCCGCGTCGCGGCCTTCTGCGGGCTGCGCAGCCATTCGCGCGCGAGACGGGCGGCGTTACAGCCATCGAGCTCGCAATGGTCGCGCCGCTCTTTCTGGCGCTCGCTTTTGCCATCATCCAGACCGCACTGATCTTCTGGGCGCAGCAAGTGCTGGAAACCAACGTGGACGACGGCGCGCGGCTTGTGCTGACTGGTCGCTCGCAAACAGGTGGTACAAGCGACAGCGCGCGCTTGACAAGCCTGCGGAACAGCATCTGCGACGGCTCACCGATCGTCATGGTCGGCGCGAACGAGTGCAAGGCCAATTTGCATCTCGATGTGCGGGTGCTGTCCAGCTTCAATCAGGCGGACTTGAACATGCCGATACGGGACGGGGCGATCGACGTTTCGGGCTTCGGTTATCAAAGCAGTGGCGCAAACCAGATCGTGCTTGTCCGGGCCGCGCTCGAACTGCCGGTGTTCATCGCCTTCGGCAACCCGGCCATTGCAAATCTCGACAATGGCAATCGCTTGATCATGGCAACAGCCGCATTCCGGACGGAGCCATTCGAATGA